A stretch of the Plodia interpunctella isolate USDA-ARS_2022_Savannah chromosome Z, ilPloInte3.2, whole genome shotgun sequence genome encodes the following:
- the LOC128683099 gene encoding sodium/potassium-transporting ATPase subunit alpha-like, translating to MPHSHRRSSTSLVSGRRQSYAPTVDITSELNLLKEETHTGDHFLTPAQLETVYRTNIQTGLTESIAKELLEHHGPNALVELKGNSHWKIFRHNLFGWFQCVLWAGAILNFLAYFFSGWMDSGSSSSGHTSEEYLYLGCVITGTVLGTGLFGYYQEAKNMQAMSGFQNMVPPNAVVIRDGVKKIIPNVDIVLGDIVEMAGGEIVPADVRILQCTNFKTDMASLTGESEPISHKTECTHTNPLESKNMAYFGCPIVEGSALGVVVAVGEMTQIGKIAGLVTGLEKEETPIAKEITHFIKLICGVAFAFGFLFFLMVYFIQKSWLSALQYMLGIILANVPEGLIVTLTVCMTLSANQLKKKNCLAKTLQAVETLGSTSCICSDKTGTLTENQMTVSHLFCNYSIYDKSDHSHVADATYTQLCLAASLNLRATFMHETLDQPVEKRKIMGDASESAILRYMELNRSATQTQKHNPKKAEIPFSSAYKYQVTIHLLQSNNAHYLIMKGAPEIILEYCSKVHTDEGEQPITPQTKKELKSYFMKMANMGERVIGYCDLNLPLEGYPVGYAFDTQERNFPLEDLVFVGCVSMIDPPRQGIERSIALCRQAGIKVIMVTGDHPVTALAISRQCGTITKPTAYDYAFEHHIEVADVPPHIKNLFVSTVITGDDLRKMSENDLKAAQAKFSEITFARTSPQQKLFIVECYQALQHVVAVTGDGVNDSPALKKADIGIAMGINGTEVSKQTADMILLDDNFASIVLGVQEGRRIFDNLKKTIAYTLTSNTPEMLPFVVYACLGLPLPMTLMLILVINVGTDLLPAMSLAYEDSEEDIMSHPPRKPTDRLVNRVLLFMAYFQVGLVQFFGSMFAYFVVMAEKGFFPSTLMHIRDKWEDKNVNIRDTLGRDWIFDERKKLEREAQTAYFVAVCWTQISDVIICKTRRISLLKKGMRNHVLNISIFVDLVAALFVTYVPICNEVFGTEPLSWYQFILAFPFMLLMIVGDEIRRYLIRNNISKWVEEETYY from the coding sequence ATGCCGCACTCGCATCGCCGTTCCAGTACTTCTCTGGTGTCAGGCCGTCGTCAGAGCTATGCTCCGACGGTCGACATCACCTCAGAGCTAAACCTCCTCAAGGAAGAGACGCACACGGGAGACCACTTCCTGACGCCCGCCCAGCTAGAGACAGTGTACCGCACCAATATCCAGACTGGACTCACAGAGAGTATCGCCAAGGAACTCTTAGAGCACCACGGTCCCAACGCCCTCGTCGAACTAAAGGGCAATAGCCATTGGAAAATATTTCGACACAATCTATTTGGATGGTTCCAATGTGTTTTGTGGGCAGGTGCTATACTCAATTTCCTAGCTTACTTTTTCTCAGGTTGGATGGATTCAGGTAGTAGTAGTAGCGGACACACTTCGGAAGAGTACCTTTATCTCGGATGTGTTATTACGGGCACTGTATTAGGTACCGGACTATTCGGATACTATCAGGaagcaaaaaatatgcaaGCTATGAGCGGTTTCCAGAACATGGTCCCTCCTAATGCAGTCGTCATCCGAGATGgcgtcaaaaaaataatacctaatgTTGATATTGTCCTGGGAGATATCGTTGAAATGGCTGGCGGGGAAATCGTACCTGCTGATGTACGAATCTTACAATGTACCAATTTTAAAACAGACATGGCATCTCTGACCGGCGAATCGGAACCGATATCGCACAAAACCGAATGCACTCATACTAATCCTTTAGAGTCAAAGAACATGGCATATTTTGGCTGTCCCATAGTAGAAGGCTCGGCATTGGGTGTTGTTGTAGCTGTAGGAGAGATGACACAGATTGGAAAAATAGCTGGTTTGGTGACTGGACTCGAAAAAGAGGAGACACCTATAGCTAAAGAAATCACacactttataaaattaatctgcGGAGTGGCATTCGCTTTCGgctttttattctttttgatggtttattttattcagaagAGTTGGTTATCTGCTTTGCAATATATGCTGGGCATAATTTTAGCAAACGTGCCAGAAGGTTTGATAGTCACGTTGACCGTTTGCATGACTCTGTCTGCTAAtcaattgaagaaaaaaaattgcctcGCAAAAACTCTGCAAGCTGTTGAAACCCTCGGCTCCACATCCTGCATATGTTCGGATAAAACTGGTACGCTAACAGAGAATCAGATGACGGTTTCACATTTATTCtgtaattattcaatttatgacAAGTCCGATCACAGCCATGTGGCCGATGCCACATACACCCAATTATGTTTAGCTGCTTCCTTAAACCTTAGAGCCACTTTTATGCACGAAACACTCGACCAACCTGTTgagaagagaaaaataatGGGAGATGCTTCAGAATCTGCCATATTGCGTTATATGGAGTTGAATAGATCTGCcactcaaactcaaaaacataATCCTAAAAAAGCTGAAATACCTTTTAGTTCGGCATATAAATATCAAGTCACTATTCATTTGCTACAATCAAATAATGCTCATTATTTGATAATGAAGGGAGCCCCTGAGATTATTCTAGAATACTGCTCCAAAGTTCATACAGATGAAGGAGAACAACCAATAACGCCACAAACCAAAAAGGAACTGAAGTCTTATTTTATGAAGATGGCTAATATGGGCGAACGAGTTATTGGATATTGTGATTTAAATTTGCCATTAGAGGGTTATCCCGTGGGTTACGCGTTTGACACGCAGGAACGAAACTTTCCTCTGGAAGATTTGGTTTTTGTTGGATGCGTTTCTATGATAGATCCACCGAGGCAAGGAATTGAACGATCTATTGCACTTTGTAGACAGGCAGGAATCAAAGTAATCATGGTTACAGGCGACCATCCCGTGACTGCGCTAGCTATATCACGTCAGTGCGGAACTATCACAAAGCCAACCGCCTATGATTATGCATTTGAACACCATATCGAGGTAGCTGACGTGCCTCCACATATAAAGAATCTATTCGTCTCCACAGTGATTACCGGTGACGATTTGAGAAAAATGAGTGAAAATGATTTAAAGGCTGCTCAAGCGAAATTCTCAGAAATAACATTTGCTAGGACCAGTCCCCAGCAGAAACTATTTATAGTAGAATGTTACCAAGCTTTACAGCATGTAGTTGCTGTTACTGGCGATGGCGTTAACGATTCTCCCGCTTTAAAAAAAGCTGATATCGGAATAGCTATGGGTATAAACGGTACCGAAGTTTCAAAACAAACAGCTGACATGATTCTACTAGATGACAATTTCGCTTCTATTGTTTTGGGCGTACAAGAAGGAAGACGGATTTTcgataatttgaaaaagacTATTGCATATACCCTTACTTCAAATACACCTGAAATGTTACCATTTGTAGTATACGCTTGCCTCGGATTGCCTTTGCCCATGACTTTGATGTTGATATTGGTGATCAACGTAGGCACAGATTTGTTGCCGGCAATGAGTCTCGCGTATGAAGATTCGGAGGAAGATATAATGTCACATCCCCCGCGAAAACCCACAGATCGGCTTGTTAATAGAGTGTTGTTGTTTATGGCTTATTTCCAAGTTGGGCTTGTACAATTTTTCGGAAGTATGTTTGCTTACTTTGTTGTGATGGCTGAAAAGGGTTTTTTTCCATCAACACTTATGCATATTCGTGACAAATGGGAGGACAAGAACGTGAACATACGTGACACGCTTGGCCGCGATTGGATATTCGATGAGAGGAAGAAACTGGAGAGGGAAGCTCAGACCGCATATTTCGTAGCAGTTTGCTGGACTCAAATATCTGATGTGATAATTTGCAAGACAAGGCGTATTTCATTACTGAAGAAAGGTATGAGGAATCATGTGTTGAACATCAGTATCTTCGTCGACCTGGTGGCGGCTCTGTTTGTGACGTACGTTCCGATTTGTAACGAGGTGTTCGGCACGGAGCCGCTGTCGTGGTACCAATTTATCTTGGCATTTCCTTTCATGTTACTTATGATTGTCGGAGATGAGATTAGGCgatatttaataagaaataatatttccaagTGGGTCGAAGAagaaacatattattaa